The window AATTGTTGGCAGTAGAAGTAATGCCAGACACCAACCAAACCAGCAGAACTcaaaaaaatgacatctttGATGCTGAGAAGTCAGAGTATAAAAGTAGTGGTGGAAAATTTTCTAATATTAATACAGATTTACTGCCAAATGCTGAAAATCCAGAAGTCCGACGCAAAGAAGAGCCTGAAAGATTTAACTGCCACCTAGAAAATAAGAGCACAATACTGAGCACACCTCCTATggagaggttgcacaggcatcCACCAGAAATGCAGGACCTTGCTTTACATAAGGAAATTGCTAGGTCTGGCCCTACAGAACCAGATCAGAGCCTGGTAAAGTCACCACTCCAATTTGACACATCTTCATTATTCGGAGAAATTACAGCGGCAGGGTTTGACAGTAGCCTCTACACAGATATATCAGTAAACAATGAAGGCTTTAACTCTTTTGGTACCAGGTCAGAGAAGAAAGAGCTCTTTGATCCAGCTTTCTCTTCATATTTGAGAAACAAAGACTGGAGTCTGATGACTGACGTGACATCTATACTAAGAGATGAGGGTCCTCAATTCAAAGACCTTTTTGAAAAGGGAATCACGAAAAAAACTAACTCTGGTTTGCAGATGACTCTGCCAGACAAGATTTTAGACTATGACACCAATCCCACTAGTACAGTCTCTGAGGATGAGCTAGAGATAAAGAAGATTGTGTCAGAGCTAGAAAGCAAACTCCAGACCGAGAAGCAGAATAGTTCTTCAAGTACAAGTGAAGTTTCCAAGCACTTGACAAACAACAAATCATCTTCTTTGCAACTGGACCATGAAGCTGGGAATAACCAAAGTGGAACATCAGTCCACAAAACTGTTGAATGTGCCAAAATGGTAACAGCTGATACAAACTTGGTGGACACATACATTGATACAGATCCTTCTTGGTCCAGTCCATTTAATTTTGGGTTGTTGGAAGGACAGCACTGTGTGCACACTCCAATTCATGATCACAGCGGTGCTAAAGATCCATCTTCAGCAACTACAGGGGGAGATGTACAGTCACCTTTAAAGCAAATAACAGAGGATGCCGAGGTGCTCAATAAATCTTTTGCAGAAAAATCTGATGAACTATTGGACAGTGAAATGTATACTGAGAACCTCATGAAATGTCTTGAGGTAATTTCTGACACTGTTCTCAAAAAACCATGTTTAACTGGTGAGTTAGAGGACTCACATTTCTCTGAATTTCTAAACCCAGAGCAGCCATGCAAAGACAATACAGCTGTCAGAGAACATcacaatgaaatacatttcactCAAATTAATGACGCTGGGAATCAAAAGCCTCCAAAGCATGATGCTATGCTTTTTCAATTTGAGAACTCTATGTGTTTACTGGATTCAAAATGTGAACTGTCACCAAACCAGAGAGATACTACTGGAGGAGTCACAGTATTTGAATTAGCATCCAAAGagtgtaaaaatataatgttcCAAGAGAATCTTTCTGACACCAAAAAAAGCCAAATTgacataaatgaaaaagaatcaGAACTCAATGAATTTcaatttattgaagaaaaaatcaaagaaaaaaatgttatatatggGGCCTCAGAAAAACTTCAGTCAGAGGAATATGAACAAATCCTTAAAAGCAAAGAGCCTATTTCTCAGAAACAGCTTCGTAGCCCTAACAAACACAACGAAAAGGAACATATCGAAGGTGGCCATAACACAATTTTGCGTATTAGCCACTCTCTGCCTGTCTCCATTGCATCAGAGGACAGGAAGAACAACCCcaaaatcttaaaatatacAGAAGAAACACCTAAAACTTCAGACAACCAACCTAAAACTCTCATTTCTCCTTCATGTCAGGAAATAACACTGGGATCTGCAGGACATGACATTACTGTTTATGACCTGCTTGAGAATGACCCACATGATAAAATCAAGGAAACAGTGGTGCATGAGGATTTACAAAAGGTTCTCCCCTCCCATTCAGAAGACTCAGTCCTCCCTGGTTGTGAGTTAACTGTGTCTAAAATGAAACATATGGACAGTGAAAGACCTCTGTTGACTGCTGCAGAGCTTGGTAGTACACTAGCAAAAATTCAACTTATTGACTGTGCTTTtgaaaataactcaaagtcTGAAGTTATTTCTGAGTTTGGAGACAACCCCCAGCAAGTTCCCTCTAATGAAATGATGACTTCTGTACATGCTGAATGCAGAGAGAACATATTAAGCATAGAGGAGAATGGCACATCTTGTGAAAATGCCCTGCCTAGCTTCACACCACAAAACTCTTTGCTCCATTCTGTTACTGATCCTGGGGAACTAAATAAGTGCCAGTCTAAGAGGTTGTGGAACAATCTTGAAACACTGTCCCTAGCTAGAAATAACcatgaaattaacaaaaacgAAAAACAGTTAATTAAGTCCACTGTGACACCAAATTCTGGGGTACCAGAGTTGTTAATTGTGGACCTTGAAATggctgaaaagaaaaactctgGGCCTGACTGTGAAGCTTCAATTCCATCTGACCTCTCCCTGCTCAGCACATATGAACAGCATGATTGTTTGATAAACAATGAACAGACACTGAAGGCAGATCTGCCAAATGAGCAGAAAAGGAATCAGGAGACCTTATACAAATCAAAAGAAACTCCACtggattttaaagaaatgccTGAATTATCACATCACCTTGAGGAATGCAATGATATATCTACTGGTTTACATGAAAGCACCAAAGTACAGAATGTCCTCAAGACATGCCTTAAAGATATCCCTGATCAGTGGCAACTTGGTGCTGCCATGCCTTTGACTTTCAGCACATCAATAAATTCTGTCAACACAGTACAAATGGACAAAAACTCATCAGCAACCACAACAGAGATTTGTTCACTTGACCCAGCTTTACAAAACAGTAGTACACAAAACAACTCAAAGTGCTCCTGTTCAACACCATGCTGCCCTTGTGGCAAACAGAGATGTACTTCTCCCATTATGAATGTTGTATTGGAATTATCATCCAAAGTGCCTCATGATGCAGACCTTTGTCACTCTGCTTTTGAAACTATTGACTATACAGACTTACACAGTagcctgtttaaaaaaacagaggTAGAAAACTTGGACTTAAATATGCACCTATCTGAATCTGATGAATCCTCCCAAAGACAAAGTCCATCTACTGATCAGGAAACTTTCCAAACCTCTTCAGTGTGTCCTGAAGAAGCTTCTGGACTATCAAGACATACCAAATCTTTCAAATTAAAAGGCGGAACATGTAAGGGAATTAAAGCATATGCAAAGAGGTTTTATAGTGACTCAGAAAATCAGAATGTAGCCTCAAAAGTAATAAAGAACGAGAAGGCTTGCAGACAAGGAGCAATACTGTGTGAAATTTGTTCTGCATGTTTTCGGACCCTGCCAGGCCTAAAACGACATAAAGCAATGAAACATGTAACAAAAAAAGATGGGAGCACAGGCCTGGAAagtttaaatacaaattatCAAGAAAGTGTGCCcatttataaaaaaacattgtttgtaGAAACAGGATCTGGAGATGATCCTGTAGGCTTGGAATATAAGGGCtgtttacaaatgaaaaacaaggaaaaccGTAACAAGCTATCATCTGAAGCAAATGCACCATTTTACAGATTCAGTAAAGAGGAGATTCAATTGTCCTGTGAAGGAACTAACACAACTCGGTTGATGATCCTCgaagacaaagaaaagcaaagagtCCTTCCTTCCATGGCAAGAATTTCAAAAAGCTGTGAAGtacagaaaaacaggaaagtgGATACTAACAAGAGTTTGTTAAGTAAAGACATAAATCCAGAGCAGTTCTCAGATGACTTGCTCAATATActaaaaactgatattttacaGGCTATTACACCAAATTTTTTCACCCCACCTCAACAGTCATGTAGTAAACAGCATAAAAAtcaagatgaaaatgaaaaaacaccCAAAGACTTAAAATTTAAGGCCaatgcagaaacaaacacaacttCAGTGGATTCTTGTCAATACAAAGGATGTGTTGTAATTAAGGAGAATGAAACAGTGACTAATGAGGAGAGCAGAACAGAACCTCTCAGAATGATAGACGGAGGTGAAAcggaaaataatgaaatttgcAGCAGCACTAGAAGTAACTTTCCTGGCATTAAAGAAACTATTGATCCAAAGGTGATTTAtgctgagaaaagtgtcagcacaGAAACATTTGGAGAAGGTCCTGATGAGATTAAATGTGAGAAAAACTCCTGCTTGACAGAGGCCATAGATAGtcactgcttttgttttaaagattCCTCACCAAGCACAGTGCAACCAACCCTAGGCCTGGAGGCCTTACTTGATGATGAAAACAACTTTTCCCAGTTGTTTCCCAGAGATGAAGCAATAATTAGGAAAAAGTGCACAAGGGTTTATGGGAAACGGAATAAAAAGCAGCAGATCAACCCTATTCTTCCTGTACCTGAAGCCCATCCTGCTTCCAGTGTATCATTAGataatgaaaaacattcagAGACTCAAGGTAGCACTGAAATAATGATTCATGTGGAAGATAGTTGCAAGTATGAAACTATATCAATGGACCATGCCATAATGTTGGACATGTGTCAcaaaagcactttaaaaaatgAGTTTGACAAAATGGTCTACAAAGCAGACAGGTTAGAAGGCCACAAAAGTAGTGTTCTTGAAGATAGTGAAGGTTTAGGCATACAGGGTTTCTCAAGTCCAACCAACCTCACTAACTGCAAGGCAGCCATAAACTGGGGTACATCCGATGTCCTGACAGAAACTGTACTGTCATCTGACACTCAAATTGCATTGAAGTCAGAACATCCAGTTTCAAACTGCCCAAAGAAATTCTCAGATCCTGCAAATCCAATTTCCAGTGAAATACAAGATATTTCTAACTTTCATGACATAGACATCCAGAATCTTAACACTAAATTCCAGCTTCCTGAAATGTCATTGTATGAACCAAGCAAAAACCTTCCACTAGATGTACAAATTACAAATGAGGATATGGAGGTCAGTGATGACATGAAGTCCACTAAGAAGCCAACAGAACGCAGAGGGCGAAAACGGATTGAGGGGGGACTCAAGCTCAGGGACAAACAGTACAAGtgcaaagtgtgtttcacatgGTTTCTCACTTTAGGGGAGCTCAACTTCCACAAGCTTTCTCACAATCCCTCTCCACCCCCTACCTGTTACATGTGTGTCCAACGCAAATTCAGCTCCCGGGAGCAGCTGAGAGACCACCTTAGGGAGAAGCATGCCAAGAATAAAGCAGGTATCTGGACCTGTGGCATGTGTCTTAAGGAAATTTCAGATGTGTGGATGTACAATGAGCATCTACGTGAGCATGCCACACAGTTTGCCCGCAAAGGCCAGACACAGAGCTCAATTTTAGGCTTGCCAGGCTGCTTTATGCAAGAGACAGCAGTAAAGAATTTCATCACCTCTATCATGCAGCACAGACCTACCAAGTGCAGCAAGggagaaaaaggtaaaatattgTCCAAGGATGCAGGGAAGGCAATCAAAGAGAATGTGGAACAGAAGTCAAAGACCAAGGATGTACATGAAGCTGAAGACgtgaaaactgatggacaaTCGGAGGATGATGGAAAACAGACTACACCCTCACAACCAAAGGTTGTAAATAAAGCAGAGGGTACACAAAGGAGCATTGAAATGCATCCCAACTGTAAAGATCCTTCCAGAGACTGCCATCACTGTGGCAAGCAATTCCCCAAACCCTTCAAGCTGCAGCGGCACTTAGTGGTGCACAGTTTGCAAAAGATTTTTCTGTGCCATAGATGTCCAATTTTTTACCAAGATGCAAAGGAGCTGAAAGATCATCTGAAGAGTGTACACAAGGAGATAGAAGAACAAGACCCCAAGCACACCACACTGTATACATGTGAGCTCTGTGCTGATGTCATGCATGTCATTAAGAAGTCCTTCATTTGTAGCACCTGTAACTATACCTTTTccaaaaaagaacaatttgaCCGGCACATGGAGAAACACCTGACAGAAGGAAATCAGATCTTCAAATTCAGAGGGGTGTTAAGGCCCAATAAGCTTTCTACTTGCTATTCCAATGATGAAGAATTTGACTTTTTACCCAACAAGAGGAGAAAAATAGCTGTAGAAAATCATCTGGATGCCAGTTTTGAAAGTATTTCTGCTTTGCAGTTTAGTGAAAGTGCAGAGGGAGAGGTACAAAAGTCTGTAGTCACTCCTACATCAGATTTATTTACCAGTAACTCTTTTTCTGAACACAAGGACACCAGCATAAAAACTGAAGACCGTGTAGATGACTTCCCTGAGATCCTCCCTTCATTTCAGAAGTCACCGCTTTTTGTGACTTCAGACTCTAGAAGCCTTTTTCCTTCAGTGGAAAAATCGCAGATGAGTGGATTTTCTTGCCCTTCTGAAGAGGCTTCCACTATGGAAACCTGCAGCATTGAAGAACAGTGTGCCACATCCCcctcagaaaacaaaattaatgcaaaGGATGTGACTTGCAGCCAAACTGAAAAAGAAGCCATCATGTTATCTGCAAAAGATCAACATGAGAATCAGCCATCTCTGAAAGACTGTAGCACCACCCAGGAATATTCAGAAAGCAGCACCAGTGCAAAACAGCCATTATCCAAAGACCTTTCCTTAATCAACAAGGTAGATTTATTTCAGACTTCAGGCTGCACCAATGTTACCTGTACACCTGAGGGTGCTACTTCTGCCACAGAGTCACCCGTGATTCAGACCAAAGGCCCTGACCATGTAGCAAATGTTACAAATTCACCTGAGACTGTTAAAGTGTTCAATTCAACCACTGCAGAGAGGACATCTCCAGCTGGATGCCCTAAAGATTTATTTGTAGATACGTGTACAAACCTAATTTCAGAGGCCTCAAATTTAGTTAAAGTTGACTCACATAACTGCAGAGAAATTAAGCAGAAATCAGCAGATTATGTCACAGACCAAACTGGGGTGGGCAATATAAAACATCATTCCAGTGACatacaaaaaactgaaagtcagCAGAAAGTACCAAAGCCCCAGAGTAACACTGAACAAGGCGACAGTCTGGCCAAGGACAAAGTTCTACTGAAGCTTAGTGAAAGAGCTAAACAAGAGTCTGACAGTAGCCTAAAACCTGTCGCAGAGTCCATGGCACAGATCAagcagaaaaagaggaaagaaataaaggaaCATCAGAACTGTAAGATGTCCACCACTGCAACAAGAGAGAACTTTGATGTGGacatgagaaacacaaaaaaactgagagTTCAGA of the Scleropages formosus chromosome 7, fSclFor1.1, whole genome shotgun sequence genome contains:
- the znf469 gene encoding uncharacterized protein znf469 isoform X2, with the protein product MTGETQNAYPIKESDTGSKEQDKRVLLDQFSERTRKENREHYRSGGLLISGTKFAAKEKEYSQREAIIRPQQTGKIDFKSLQNRPKFSSDERTWPSNKGCPHSPTGKKTREKGKKSGKSERSNPQQLYRLSITNHRSKPAIGIAYPQQKVTPPKKLEASRGPISGSYRFHVPSIPEREAELQQQELSYSRCIQEASSSFTSTNYTSQPASTTGSASVQHHPATTQQLGLLQNSSSSSTQPGGQLLQPEFQVNGTNSWQPTEKTFSGVNYGGSSHKLSIFTEGNKSSPSFVPLPFQYEYSSLQESATDPYPCDQSSHPQDYIDISVAATQMSQSPFIHSSGDGQEESQSNSQTDVEQPEGRTAYPQPLQHAQFLHSPHGPQPSLHCYKGRNEHTSDNESLISSSNQLEQKNSCLNDNPTTFRDNTGVTLVSVSKSVCPPKDTVQRILAEGNSHHARNLQNLDSQMELTNKAYNSSLVNTMHMGTVPFEKSIPCITNKNVSKLSQTWEGDKVSSSFDHNSLSLHANPNDKNQFNCQPTVEQKLHGPKNRKMPWQQIHLTSVMPKQNRIELSRQLSNQKLTFLAAPSDWQDVNEPHRNGSLNSPDSFHSKTPDESFTNHQESIKQNCNNTSVFPYDANAEVTTSQVPPVGLSPCESPLQNATSGSTCSSLSPTSNSPVISSEDTQLPTRGPPPPFYQQHQGKILTPSDHLNSDFQHFHTNLSRTFLNTSERVKEDALSSLHNIKYRSTMDSVKSCMHSIPVEHKPPPSYSAHQLLASSLATANLDQLDVLLTCKQCDQNFNNLASFLDHKQYCGNHTLTHKNEFKNEPKMEDSRKCQTDSAKTTGTTFTLSKYPSDLHLSLLGLNKNGELMSDSEIKGEPKDDSSKPNVFNVTSNLPIPIPDLEMDDAKLDSLITEALNGLGYQSDNAEIDSSFIDAFADDELTTAKVTGSVQVVKTKDCMMYDSRSKHLDVDDDRSQSQGKCLQELDRDSLNTKNKNKTSILEKVQQESFIDSELKEKAYVNQLTPRCKLRDASPEKSFEQFGIRKEGRHSTDSSAEASKEDARFFLSSRFTERSTVKTFQESYSSVKSSVPRVSCSTRNSGKTGVKDSKRKKAGGGTWSKELIHKIVQQKNKLHKLHAKATKNQQFSLIMEKLTPSAQDPKFEEYDYVSDSDEDCRPLKMVSRGRLGHSRRYKYTYSKEYKGGERSSKSKSIPWNCESNESLEVKVTEDISPSTTKQISSCRVRRRRSSRSSTSSEHSTPTSISCESVYSPKNTDRTDSDSEKGLAMKKISSSNVVLMDYYVHDVYETSTVETCKEPNKTSSQLFSRNTKRYGSAKFLLSANLNSCRIGMEKKSELNNTINGNKSFKRYNSIGVSSQGKEQHCSTDLTGMAQSTEQCSNLLKDRVFNDSFKSLVSDSSTSGPHSKLLAVEVMPDTNQTSRTQKNDIFDAEKSEYKSSGGKFSNINTDLLPNAENPEVRRKEEPERFNCHLENKSTILSTPPMERLHRHPPEMQDLALHKEIARSGPTEPDQSLVKSPLQFDTSSLFGEITAAGFDSSLYTDISVNNEGFNSFGTRSEKKELFDPAFSSYLRNKDWSLMTDVTSILRDEGPQFKDLFEKGITKKTNSGLQMTLPDKILDYDTNPTSTVSEDELEIKKIVSELESKLQTEKQNSSSSTSEVSKHLTNNKSSSLQLDHEAGNNQSGTSVHKTVECAKMVTADTNLVDTYIDTDPSWSSPFNFGLLEGQHCVHTPIHDHSGAKDPSSATTGGDVQSPLKQITEDAEVLNKSFAEKSDELLDSEMYTENLMKCLEVISDTVLKKPCLTGELEDSHFSEFLNPEQPCKDNTAVREHHNEIHFTQINDAGNQKPPKHDAMLFQFENSMCLLDSKCELSPNQRDTTGGVTVFELASKECKNIMFQENLSDTKKSQIDINEKESELNEFQFIEEKIKEKNVIYGASEKLQSEEYEQILKSKEPISQKQLRSPNKHNEKEHIEGGHNTILRISHSLPVSIASEDRKNNPKILKYTEETPKTSDNQPKTLISPSCQEITLGSAGHDITVYDLLENDPHDKIKETVVHEDLQKVLPSHSEDSVLPGCELTVSKMKHMDSERPLLTAAELGSTLAKIQLIDCAFENNSKSEVISEFGDNPQQVPSNEMMTSVHAECRENILSIEENGTSCENALPSFTPQNSLLHSVTDPGELNKCQSKRLWNNLETLSLARNNHEINKNEKQLIKSTVTPNSGVPELLIVDLEMAEKKNSGPDCEASIPSDLSLLSTYEQHDCLINNEQTLKADLPNEQKRNQETLYKSKETPLDFKEMPELSHHLEECNDISTGLHESTKVQNVLKTCLKDIPDQWQLGAAMPLTFSTSINSVNTVQMDKNSSATTTEICSLDPALQNSSTQNNSKCSCSTPCCPCGKQRCTSPIMNVVLELSSKVPHDADLCHSAFETIDYTDLHSSLFKKTEVENLDLNMHLSESDESSQRQSPSTDQETFQTSSVCPEEASGLSRHTKSFKLKGGTCKGIKAYAKRFYSDSENQNVASKVIKNEKACRQGAILCEICSACFRTLPGLKRHKAMKHVTKKDGSTGLESLNTNYQESVPIYKKTLFVETGSGDDPVGLEYKGCLQMKNKENRNKLSSEANAPFYRFSKEEIQLSCEGTNTTRLMILEDKEKQRVLPSMARISKSCEVQKNRKVDTNKSLLSKDINPEQFSDDLLNILKTDILQAITPNFFTPPQQSCSKQHKNQDENEKTPKDLKFKANAETNTTSVDSCQYKGCVVIKENETVTNEESRTEPLRMIDGGETENNEICSSTRSNFPGIKETIDPKVIYAEKSVSTETFGEGPDEIKCEKNSCLTEAIDSHCFCFKDSSPSTVQPTLGLEALLDDENNFSQLFPRDEAIIRKKCTRVYGKRNKKQQINPILPVPEAHPASSVSLDNEKHSETQGSTEIMIHVEDSCKYETISMDHAIMLDMCHKSTLKNEFDKMVYKADRLEGHKSSVLEDSEGLGIQGFSSPTNLTNCKAAINWGTSDVLTETVLSSDTQIALKSEHPVSNCPKKFSDPANPISSEIQDISNFHDIDIQNLNTKFQLPEMSLYEPSKNLPLDVQITNEDMEVSDDMKSTKKPTERRGRKRIEGGLKLRDKQYKCKVCFTWFLTLGELNFHKLSHNPSPPPTCYMCVQRKFSSREQLRDHLREKHAKNKAGIWTCGMCLKEISDVWMYNEHLREHATQFARKGQTQSSILGLPGCFMQETAVKNFITSIMQHRPTKCSKGEKGKILSKDAGKAIKENVEQKSKTKDVHEAEDVKTDGQSEDDGKQTTPSQPKVVNKAEGTQRSIEMHPNCKDPSRDCHHCGKQFPKPFKLQRHLVVHSLQKIFLCHRCPIFYQDAKELKDHLKSVHKEIEEQDPKHTTLYTCELCADVMHVIKKSFICSTCNYTFSKKEQFDRHMEKHLTEGNQIFKFRGVLRPNKLSTCYSNDEEFDFLPNKRRKIAVENHLDASFESISALQFSESAEGEVQKSVVTPTSDLFTSNSFSEHKDTSIKTEDRVDDFPEILPSFQKSPLFVTSDSRSLFPSVEKSQMSGFSCPSEEASTMETCSIEEQCATSPSENKINAKDVTCSQTEKEAIMLSAKDQHENQPSLKDCSTTQEYSESSTSAKQPLSKDLSLINKVDLFQTSGCTNVTCTPEGATSATESPVIQTKGPDHVANVTNSPETVKVFNSTTAERTSPAGCPKDLFVDTCTNLISEASNLVKVDSHNCREIKQKSADYVTDQTGVGNIKHHSSDIQKTESQQKVPKPQSNTEQGDSLAKDKVLLKLSERAKQESDSSLKPVAESMAQIKQKKRKEIKEHQNCKMSTTATRENFDVDMRNTKKLRVQSSNKNESTGNHKKGDAGNDCPVLSSVRDDLATNKIIPRQKTEGLNSQTKKNLFNSRLLKKAENVQQLNRDLNRDHKGKKGVIGRHLQLPSSKTSVSSVNSSLSKCRSLTGMRPLESHTFRTAESQNHLLNQLFGQKLTSFKIPLRKDTSESLN
- the znf469 gene encoding uncharacterized protein znf469 isoform X1, yielding MTGETQNAYPIKESDTGSKEQDKRVLLDQFSERTRKENREHYRSGGLLISGTKFAAKEKEYSQREAIIRPQQTGKIDFKSLQNRPKFSSDERTWPSNKGCPHSPTGKKTREKGKKSGKSERSNPQQLYRLSITNHRSKPAIGIAYPQQKVTPPKKLEASRGPISGSYRFHVPSIPEREAELQQQELSYSRCIQEASSSFTSTNYTSQPASTTGSASVQHHPATTQQLGLLQNSSSSSTQPGGQLLQPEFQVNGTNSWQPTEKTFSGVNYGGSSHKLSIFTEGNKSSPSFVPLPFQYEYSSLQESATDPYPCDQSSHPQDYIDISVAATQMSQSPFIHSSGDGQEESQSNSQTDVEQPEGRTAYPQPLQHAQFLHSPHGPQPSLHCYKGRNEHTSDNESLISSSNQLEQKNSCLNDNPTTFRDNTGVTLVSVSKSVCPPKDTVQRILAEGNSHHARNLQNLDSQMELTNKAYNSSLVNTMHMGTVPFEKSIPCITNKNVSKLSQTWEGDKVSSSFDHNSLSLHANPNDKNQFNCQPTVEQKLHGPKNRKMPWQQIHLTSVMPKQNRIELSRQLSNQKLTFLAAPSDWQDVNEPHRNGSLNSPDSFHSKTPDESFTNHQESIKQNCNNTSVFPYDANAEVTTSQVCDTRSKPFYFEQKQLCRATSRTNNHAPLQVPPVGLSPCESPLQNATSGSTCSSLSPTSNSPVISSEDTQLPTRGPPPPFYQQHQGKILTPSDHLNSDFQHFHTNLSRTFLNTSERVKEDALSSLHNIKYRSTMDSVKSCMHSIPVEHKPPPSYSAHQLLASSLATANLDQLDVLLTCKQCDQNFNNLASFLDHKQYCGNHTLTHKNEFKNEPKMEDSRKCQTDSAKTTGTTFTLSKYPSDLHLSLLGLNKNGELMSDSEIKGEPKDDSSKPNVFNVTSNLPIPIPDLEMDDAKLDSLITEALNGLGYQSDNAEIDSSFIDAFADDELTTAKVTGSVQVVKTKDCMMYDSRSKHLDVDDDRSQSQGKCLQELDRDSLNTKNKNKTSILEKVQQESFIDSELKEKAYVNQLTPRCKLRDASPEKSFEQFGIRKEGRHSTDSSAEASKEDARFFLSSRFTERSTVKTFQESYSSVKSSVPRVSCSTRNSGKTGVKDSKRKKAGGGTWSKELIHKIVQQKNKLHKLHAKATKNQQFSLIMEKLTPSAQDPKFEEYDYVSDSDEDCRPLKMVSRGRLGHSRRYKYTYSKEYKGGERSSKSKSIPWNCESNESLEVKVTEDISPSTTKQISSCRVRRRRSSRSSTSSEHSTPTSISCESVYSPKNTDRTDSDSEKGLAMKKISSSNVVLMDYYVHDVYETSTVETCKEPNKTSSQLFSRNTKRYGSAKFLLSANLNSCRIGMEKKSELNNTINGNKSFKRYNSIGVSSQGKEQHCSTDLTGMAQSTEQCSNLLKDRVFNDSFKSLVSDSSTSGPHSKLLAVEVMPDTNQTSRTQKNDIFDAEKSEYKSSGGKFSNINTDLLPNAENPEVRRKEEPERFNCHLENKSTILSTPPMERLHRHPPEMQDLALHKEIARSGPTEPDQSLVKSPLQFDTSSLFGEITAAGFDSSLYTDISVNNEGFNSFGTRSEKKELFDPAFSSYLRNKDWSLMTDVTSILRDEGPQFKDLFEKGITKKTNSGLQMTLPDKILDYDTNPTSTVSEDELEIKKIVSELESKLQTEKQNSSSSTSEVSKHLTNNKSSSLQLDHEAGNNQSGTSVHKTVECAKMVTADTNLVDTYIDTDPSWSSPFNFGLLEGQHCVHTPIHDHSGAKDPSSATTGGDVQSPLKQITEDAEVLNKSFAEKSDELLDSEMYTENLMKCLEVISDTVLKKPCLTGELEDSHFSEFLNPEQPCKDNTAVREHHNEIHFTQINDAGNQKPPKHDAMLFQFENSMCLLDSKCELSPNQRDTTGGVTVFELASKECKNIMFQENLSDTKKSQIDINEKESELNEFQFIEEKIKEKNVIYGASEKLQSEEYEQILKSKEPISQKQLRSPNKHNEKEHIEGGHNTILRISHSLPVSIASEDRKNNPKILKYTEETPKTSDNQPKTLISPSCQEITLGSAGHDITVYDLLENDPHDKIKETVVHEDLQKVLPSHSEDSVLPGCELTVSKMKHMDSERPLLTAAELGSTLAKIQLIDCAFENNSKSEVISEFGDNPQQVPSNEMMTSVHAECRENILSIEENGTSCENALPSFTPQNSLLHSVTDPGELNKCQSKRLWNNLETLSLARNNHEINKNEKQLIKSTVTPNSGVPELLIVDLEMAEKKNSGPDCEASIPSDLSLLSTYEQHDCLINNEQTLKADLPNEQKRNQETLYKSKETPLDFKEMPELSHHLEECNDISTGLHESTKVQNVLKTCLKDIPDQWQLGAAMPLTFSTSINSVNTVQMDKNSSATTTEICSLDPALQNSSTQNNSKCSCSTPCCPCGKQRCTSPIMNVVLELSSKVPHDADLCHSAFETIDYTDLHSSLFKKTEVENLDLNMHLSESDESSQRQSPSTDQETFQTSSVCPEEASGLSRHTKSFKLKGGTCKGIKAYAKRFYSDSENQNVASKVIKNEKACRQGAILCEICSACFRTLPGLKRHKAMKHVTKKDGSTGLESLNTNYQESVPIYKKTLFVETGSGDDPVGLEYKGCLQMKNKENRNKLSSEANAPFYRFSKEEIQLSCEGTNTTRLMILEDKEKQRVLPSMARISKSCEVQKNRKVDTNKSLLSKDINPEQFSDDLLNILKTDILQAITPNFFTPPQQSCSKQHKNQDENEKTPKDLKFKANAETNTTSVDSCQYKGCVVIKENETVTNEESRTEPLRMIDGGETENNEICSSTRSNFPGIKETIDPKVIYAEKSVSTETFGEGPDEIKCEKNSCLTEAIDSHCFCFKDSSPSTVQPTLGLEALLDDENNFSQLFPRDEAIIRKKCTRVYGKRNKKQQINPILPVPEAHPASSVSLDNEKHSETQGSTEIMIHVEDSCKYETISMDHAIMLDMCHKSTLKNEFDKMVYKADRLEGHKSSVLEDSEGLGIQGFSSPTNLTNCKAAINWGTSDVLTETVLSSDTQIALKSEHPVSNCPKKFSDPANPISSEIQDISNFHDIDIQNLNTKFQLPEMSLYEPSKNLPLDVQITNEDMEVSDDMKSTKKPTERRGRKRIEGGLKLRDKQYKCKVCFTWFLTLGELNFHKLSHNPSPPPTCYMCVQRKFSSREQLRDHLREKHAKNKAGIWTCGMCLKEISDVWMYNEHLREHATQFARKGQTQSSILGLPGCFMQETAVKNFITSIMQHRPTKCSKGEKGKILSKDAGKAIKENVEQKSKTKDVHEAEDVKTDGQSEDDGKQTTPSQPKVVNKAEGTQRSIEMHPNCKDPSRDCHHCGKQFPKPFKLQRHLVVHSLQKIFLCHRCPIFYQDAKELKDHLKSVHKEIEEQDPKHTTLYTCELCADVMHVIKKSFICSTCNYTFSKKEQFDRHMEKHLTEGNQIFKFRGVLRPNKLSTCYSNDEEFDFLPNKRRKIAVENHLDASFESISALQFSESAEGEVQKSVVTPTSDLFTSNSFSEHKDTSIKTEDRVDDFPEILPSFQKSPLFVTSDSRSLFPSVEKSQMSGFSCPSEEASTMETCSIEEQCATSPSENKINAKDVTCSQTEKEAIMLSAKDQHENQPSLKDCSTTQEYSESSTSAKQPLSKDLSLINKVDLFQTSGCTNVTCTPEGATSATESPVIQTKGPDHVANVTNSPETVKVFNSTTAERTSPAGCPKDLFVDTCTNLISEASNLVKVDSHNCREIKQKSADYVTDQTGVGNIKHHSSDIQKTESQQKVPKPQSNTEQGDSLAKDKVLLKLSERAKQESDSSLKPVAESMAQIKQKKRKEIKEHQNCKMSTTATRENFDVDMRNTKKLRVQSSNKNESTGNHKKGDAGNDCPVLSSVRDDLATNKIIPRQKTEGLNSQTKKNLFNSRLLKKAENVQQLNRDLNRDHKGKKGVIGRHLQLPSSKTSVSSVNSSLSKCRSLTGMRPLESHTFRTAESQNHLLNQLFGQKLTSFKIPLRKDTSESLN